The Triticum dicoccoides isolate Atlit2015 ecotype Zavitan chromosome 6A, WEW_v2.0, whole genome shotgun sequence genome has a window encoding:
- the LOC119315713 gene encoding probable helicase MAGATAMA 3: protein MGAAKKKKKQRPTSSVLARTWRWRAAWVGGGRCVPAWGVAGHRPRAPVIQTVGRPEASTPRRGRAQASGDAGAARGEPVKKIPKTFSSLEHYLDSFAEPLVEEVHADFLSSFEGYHQAPFLQVTRVQKLDHGEKSSAFFFCFLAARRTSYTPVKDDIVAISSSRKGKHPSSYVLGSVCKSWEDDEDFPADCFIVRLSTAVPPVEVDAGTNRPVAPLFVSFLMNTKTYNRIWTCLQLGKTSGRKRVSDAGLVDAIWRYSASKAVENDSGSQSSHRSAAAADLGLDRFRLNESQLNAVEDSVAAMGSPSPSLKLIWGPPGTGKTKTISTILWAMLLRGHRTLTCAPTNTAVLEVASRVVQLVREFSNGGSGGCFLSDIVLLGNNEKMKVDASHELSAVFLDCRVERLSQCFSPNGGWAHCLRSLMGFLVEPVSKYQLYTDKITKDREEEEKKRNISSNVLDKKNKNVARCNKGNGHEKDRCNNEGDVQVFITLSFKDFVRATHKELAHNLCHCIETLQNDFPRDPTPAPNFWCMSDVVEATRVLGALLDAGAGDRHEAWVSDVGDACNPCSVSSDPPCEECRFRKARSLCLEQLEYLRNNLKLPGYYDKRPIETYLLKRAKSILCTVSTSFRLYNVLPTDNHKPVGGQGQQQRKEPEIFPPLELLVVDEAAQLKECEAMIPLQLPCIRHAVSIGDERQLPALVKSKISENADFGRSIFERLISLGCRKHLLDTQYRMHPEISRFPVWRFYDGKVGDGPNVVSKSHRRRLLRGNMFGPYSFINVRGGRESSEEHSRSPKNTIEIAVVSLIVERLFRESSSSGTRLSVGILSPYNAQVRAFQEKLEKPYGCRDGFSLKIKSVDGFQGGEEDVIIISTVRSNEDGAVGFLRDAKRTNVALTRAKHCLWVIGNATTLSKNRSVWQDIVYGSQRRRRFFHASSDKGLLDAIQAATTELDAADNLHKMESLQCAA, encoded by the exons ATGGGAGcagccaaaaaaaaaaaaaagcagcgaccGACCAGCTCTGTTCTCGCGCGGACTTGGCGTTGGCGAGCGGCGTGGGTGGGCGGGGGCAGATGCGTTCCGGCGTGGGGGGTGGCGGGCCACCGGCCGCGGGCGCCCGTAATCCAGACCGTCGGACGGCCAGAGGCATCAACGCCTCGTCGCGGCCGCGCTCAGGCATCAGGCGACGCCGGCGCCGCGCGCGGTGAGCCA GTGAAGAAAATACCCAAGACATTCTCATCGCTGGAGCATTACTTGGATTCGTTTGCTGAGCCATTGGTCGAGGAAGTCCACGCGGACTTCCTCTCTTCGTTCGAGGGTTACCACCAAGCACCATTCCTTCAGGTAACCAGGGTTCAGAAGCTCGACCATGGCGAGAagtcctcggccttcttcttctgTTTTCTAGCTGCCAGGAGAACATCGTACACTCCCGTCAAGGACGACATCGTCGCCATCTCCTCCTCGAGGAAGGGCAAGCACCCGTCATCCTACGTCTTGGGTTCGGTCTGCAAGAGCTGGGAAGACGACGAGGATTTCCCAGCTGACTGCTTCATCGTCAGGCTgtcgacagctgttccgcccgtgGAGGTCGACGCCGGAACAAACAGACCCGTGGCGCCGTTGTTCGTCTCATTTCTCATGAACACCAAGACGTACAATCGCATTTGGACGTGCCTTCAGCTGGGGAAGACGAGCGGTCGGAAGAGAGTGAGCGATGCCGGTCTCGTGGATGCCATCTGGAGATACAGCGCCTCGAAG GCAGTGGAAAACGACTCCGGGTCCCAGTCATCTCATCGGTCAGCTGCCGCCGCCGACCTTGGGCTCGACAGGTTCAGGCTTAACGAGTCGCAGCTGAACGCAGTAGAGGACTCCGTTGCAGCAATGGGGAGCCCTTCTCCTTCCCTGAAGCTGATATGGGGGCCTCCAGGGACCGGCAAAACCAAGACCATCAGCACCATACTCTGGGCGATGCTGCTCAGGGGGCACCGGACGCTTACTTGTGCTCCGACCAACACCGCGGTGCTGGAGGTCGCGTCTCGAGTTGTCCAGCTTGTCCGGGAGTTCTCgaatggcggcagcggcggctgcttCCTCAGTGACATCGTTCTGCTGGGAAACAATGAGAAGATGAAGGTAGATGCCAGCCACGAGCTCTCTGCGGTGTTCCTTGACTGTCGTGTCGAGCGGCTTTCCCAATGCTTCTCGCCAAATGGAGGCTGGGCGCACTGCTTGCGTTCGCTGATGGGTTTTCTTGTGGAGCCTGTGAGCAAATACCAGCTGTACACCGACAAAATTACCAAGGACcgtgaggaggaggagaagaagaggaacatCTCATCAAATGTACTAGATAAGAAGAACAAAAATGTTGCAAGATGCAATAAAGGGAATGGCCATGAAAAGGATAGATGCAATAATGAAGGAGACGTGCAAGTGTTTATTACCCTGTCATTCAAGGATTTTGTGAGAGCCACTCACAAGGAACTCGCTCACAACTTGTGCCACTGCATCGAGACATTGCAGAATGATTTCCCAAGGGACCCTACGCCGGCGCCGAATTTCTGGTGCATGTCCGATGTGGTAGAAGCAACAAGAGTTCTCGGTGCGCTGCTAGACGCCGGTGCCGGCGACAGACACGAGGCATGGGTGAGCGATGTCGGCGATGCCTGCAACCCGTGCTCTGTGAGCAGCGATCCTCCATGCGAGGAATGCAGATTCAGGAAAGCGAGGTCACTCTGTCTCGAACAACTGGAGTATCTGCGCAACAATCTGAAGCTCCCCGGCTACTACGACAAGCGACCGATTGAAACCTACCTGCTGAAGAGAGCCAAGAGTATCCTGTGCACTGTTTCCACTTCTTTCAGGCTGTATAACGTACTGCCCACGGATAACCACAAACCTGTTGGCGGGCAAGGACAACAGCAACGCAAAGAACCCGAGATCTTCCCACCTCTGGAGCTGTTGGTCGTCGACGAGGCCGCGCAGCTCAAGGAGTGCGAGGCCATGATCCCGCTGCAGCTGCCTTGTATAAGGCATGCTGTTTCCATCGGGGATGAGCGCCAGCTACCTGCTCTCGTCAAGAGCAAA ATATCCGAGAATGCGGATTTCGGAAGAAGCATCTTCGAGAGGCTGATCTCGCTAGGCTGCCGCAAGCACCTCCTCGACACCCAGTACAGGATGCATCCGGAGATAAGCAGGTTCCCTGTCTGGAGGTTTTATGACGGCAAGGTAGGTGACGGCCCCAACGTCGTCTCCAAGAGCCACCGGCGCCGCCTCTTGAGAGGCAACATGTTTGGGCCCTACTCGTTCATCAACGTGCGTGGGGGGCGCGAGAGCAGTGAGGAGCATAGCCGGAGCCCCAAAAACACCATCGAGATCGCCGTCGTCTCGCTGATAGTGGAGAGACTGTTCCGAG AGTCGTCTTCTTCGGGAACAAGGCTATCCGTTGGCATCCTGTCGCCGTACAACGCTCAGGTGAGAGCGTTCCAGGAGAAGTTGGAGAAACCATACGGTTGCCGCGATGGTTTCTCTCTCAAGATAAAGTCGGTGGACGGGTTCCAGGGCGGGGAGGAAGATGTCATCATCATATCCACGGTGAGGAGCAACGAGGATGGCGCCGTCGGGTTCCTCAGGGACGCAAAGCGTACCAATGTGGCTCTCACCAGGGCCAA GCATTGCTTGTGGGTGATTGGCAACGCGACGACTCTGTCGAAGAACAGGTCTGTCTGGCAGGACATTGTGTATGGTTCTCAGAGACGACGGCGCTTTTTCCATGCTAGCAGTGACAAAGGTCTGCTAGACGCAATACAGGCGGCAACTACTGAGCTTGATGCCGCCGATAATCTGCACAAGATGGAGTCCTTGCAGTGCGCGGCATGA